In [Phormidium] sp. ETS-05, the genomic window GCATTCAAAGTAGGCTAATTCTGGCTGGTAGCCTGCGGCCACGAGGGTTTCAAAACCGGCTTTAATCAATGCGGATAAGCCGCCGCAAAGTACGACTTGCTCGCCGAAGAGGTCGGTTTCGGTTTCTTCGCGGAAGCTGGTTTCTAGGATTCCGGCGCGGGTGCCGCCGATGCCTTTGGCGTATGCCATCGCTCGATCGCGTGCTTGACCGGTAGCATCTTGATAAATGGCAAACAGACAGGGGACACCTTCTCCCTGTTCATAAGTCCGACGCACCAGGTGGCCGGGACCTTTGGGGGCTACCATCACCACATCCACTGATGGTGGGGGGACCACTTGGCCGAAGTGAATATTAAACCCGTGGGCAAAAGAGAGGACTTTGCCTTCGCTGAGGTAGGGCTCAATTTCCTCTTTGTAAACCGTCTTTTGCACTTCATCGGGCAGCAAAATCATAATCCAGTCAGCCAGTTTGGCGGCTTCCGCTACGGGGTAAACCGTTAAACCCGCATCTTTCGCCTTGATTGCCGACTTGCTGCCCGGGTACAAGCCGACGATCGCATTGACGCCGCTATCTTTGAGGTTGAGGGCGTGGGCGTGACCTTGAGAGCCGTAGCCGATGATGGCAACGGTTTTGCCAGCGAGTAGGTCTAAGTTAGCATCAGTGTCGTAGTACATCCGGGCCATAGTGGGCTTCTCCTTGGGAGAGGGGTATCTGCAAACTCAACATTGTATCAAATATGTCTATCTGGTGAAAATTTTTTTTAGCATCCCAGGGGTCTGACTAGGAACGGCTCGATCGGGTCATGGCATAAATTAGAATATGTGGCAATGATAGGGGCTTGTAGTGATGGGGGCAGCAGAGAACAATAAACCAACAATGTCAGTGACCAGCAAAGAGAACTATTACACCTTGCTGGGGTTGTCCGCTTCAGCTTCGGCGTTGGAAATTCGCCGTGCTTATCGGGTTAGGAGTAAGATTTACCATCCCGACACGACAAAACTGCCCCCAGATGAGGCAAAAGAAAGGTTTCAACAGCTCAATGAAGCCTACAATACTCTCAATGACCCGATGCAGCGGCAACTATACGACCAGCAACAGCGATCGGCTCGGTTGCCACACCTAGGACAGACACCGGGTTTCTCCCAGCCACCGGGGGTCTGGGGGGCTACTAGACAGCAAAGGTATTCCTCAGCGTATATCGATGCCACCGATCGCCCCTTATCCACCGGGGAGATAGTGGCTTTGTTGCTGATGGCGCTGACCTTGGTGGGATGTTTGCTCCTCGCAGTGGCGATCGGGCTAGCGCGGGGTGAGGCCGCCTTCCAACCCGTATCCGTCCCCACCATCACCCCAACCGTAGAGGAATCCATACCAGATTTCCAGTCAAATGTCAACCCCCCTGTTTACATTAAATCTGACTGGGCCTGAGAGTGCAGATAAAGCTAAAATTAAATATTAACCGCCTAGAACGCGATTTTTTGGTGAAATGAATCTTCCCTCTCCAGATACCCCCCTGTACAATCATCCCCTCCCCCAAATCGAGCAATGGCTGCGCGAGCTGGGGTGCGAGCAAGACTCGCAGGAGTTGAACTTTTGGCGCGTAGAAAAGCCGACTTGGAAAGCCGTGCTGAGTCTGGATGTAGAACATATCAGCATCCGCTATATTAATAGCGGTTATGGCAGCCAAGATATTGAACGCAATTTCAAATATTCATTAACGCGGCAAGATATAGAATCGGCGATTTTAGCCGGACCTTAATTGTGATTTGTCATTTGTCATTTGTCATTGGTCATTTGTCCTTTGTCATTTGTCCTTTGATAATTGACAATTGTTAATTGATAATTGTCAATTATCAATTGTTCCCCCCCCAATCAATCGGGGGTTGGGGGATTGTCATTTGTCCTTTTTGGTAACAAGGGACAAAGGACAAGGGACAAAGGACAAGGGACAAAGGACAAATCACAATTTGCCAAAGCGGCGGTGACGTTGCTGATAAGAATAAATGGCGCGATGAAACTCCTCGCGATCGAAATCTGGCCAGAGAGTATCCGTGACATACAATTCTGAATAAGCAGCTTGCCAGAGCAAGAAATTGCTCAGACGCATTTCGCCGCTGGTGCGGATGAGGAGGTCGGGGTCGCCGAGGTCAGCAGTGTAGAGGTGGCGCTCAAAGAGGATTTCATCGATTTGGTCAGGTTGGAGCTGCCCCCGCTGCACCTTTTCGGCGATCGCCCGACAAGCCTGGACAATTTCCTGGCGTCCGCCGTAATTCGTCGCCACCGTAAACTTAATATCTTTATTATTCCGGGTAGCGGTCATCGCGCTTTCAATTTCCGCTTGCAGAGATTTCGGCAATGCCTCCAAATTGCCCACAAAGCGAATTTGGACATTTTCTGCCATCATCTCTTTCAATTCTTGCCGCAACACGCGCTCAAACAGGGACATCAAAAAATTCACCTCATCCAGGGGGCGTCCCCAGTTTTCGCTAGAAAAAGCATAGGCAGTCAAAGCGCCAATGCCCCAATCCTTGCAGCAGCGCAAAAGTGCTTTCAGGGAATCAACGCCCCGCTGATGCCCCATAATTCTGGGAAGTCCTTTTTGTTTAGCCCAACGACCATTCCCATCCATAATCACTGCCACGTGATTGGGTAGTCTTTCCCGATCGAGATCGGGAGGCAGCTGTTGCAGAGCAGTTTGCTTGGCAATCATTTTTTTCTTCGAGACGCCGATGGTGGAAGACGGAGTAAACGCGAAACCAGTGCCAATCCTTGGGAACCGAGCTGACGGCTCAAATTCCGCAAATCTGGTGCCACCGTTTCGCGCTGAACCGTTTGAGAGAATTTAGCACCGAGCAGTTCTTTCAGTTTACTGCTAGTCAAAGGTCGATTCAGGGTGCCCCGCTCGGCTAGGGAAATCGAGCCTGTTTCTTCAGATACAACGACACAGATGCAGTTTTCGACCCGCTCCGTAATTCCCATCGCGGCCCGATGGCGGGTGCCCAGCTTTCTCGACGCCGTGCGTTCCGACAGGGGTAAGATTACCGCCGCTGCCACAATGCGGGAGGCTCGGATTAACACCGCCCCATCATGCAGCAGGGTAGCAGTTTGGAAGATAGTCTGCAATAGTTCTTTCGACACCTCTGCATTCAGCTTCACTCCAGGGTAGGTGAAATCCCGCTCATCAATTGGGTCGCTAGTTTCCAGAATCATCAGAGCCCCAGTGCGGTTTTGGGATAGGTCCTTGACGGCATCCACAATTTCATCGAGGACGCTATCGGGTTTGGGAATGGCGCTCCGGCTGGATTGAAACAGCTTGCGAATTTCTCCTTTGCCCAATTGTTCCAGAAACCGACGAAATTCTGACTGGAGCATCACCGCCATCGCTACCGCCGAGCCGATGGTTAAGTTGCTCAGCACAAAACTGAGCAATCTCAGCTCTAGTCTGGTACTCAGAGCCGACGCTACCATTAGGATAATAAATCCCCGCACCATCCACAGGGTGCGGCGCTCTCCAATCAGCACCAGCACCATATAAGTGAGCGCCAGCACTAACCCGATGTCGATCGCGTCTTTTAGCCAAATCCCCTCTCCGATCCATTGCCTTCCACCATCAAACAGTTTCAGCGGCAAGGACCAGGACTGGGCCCAGGTAGAAATTGTCCATAAATATCCCATCGCAGCGACGATTGACCTTGCGCTTTACCTATTTGTCCAAGAGTCCTTTGTCCAATGTCATTTGTCCAATGTCATTTGTCCAATGTCATTTGTCCCCAACGACCGCGCTCAGGGCAGGCTTTGTCATTTGTCCAATGTCATTTGTCCCCAACGACCGCGCTCAGGGCAGGCTTTGTCATTTGTTCCGTCATACAAGTGACAAGTGACAAGGGACTCTTGGACAAGCAGAAACCGGGTTTCTTAACTAAATCTCGGCTATGATGCACAGGTTGTCGCAGAAACCCGGTTTCTTTTGACCCCGGAGGCATAATCCACCAGAAGACTGCTGTCTCAAGATGCCATGTTACTCACTTTATGTAACTAAAGTGATTTGTGATTTAAGCTAGGATAAAGTGAGCAACATTCAGGCGATGATTACCCCTATCCTTGGGAAAGTTCCGGCGCAATCAATCGCTCTGGTAAGCGATCGTGTCGAATTAAATCCTCGTAAGTTTCCCGTTGTAAGAAGAGGTTCGCCTCACCATCTCTGACCAAAACCGCTGCCGGTCGGGGCAGACGATTATAGTTGGAAGCCATACTGTAATTGTAGGCGCCAGTAGCCATAACCACCAGGATGTCTCCCGCTGCCGTTACGGGCAATTGAGCATCTTTAATCAGGATATCCCCAGATTCGCAGTGCTTACCGGCGATCGTCACGTTTTCCGTCATCGGTGCAGACATTTGGTTTGCCACCACTGACCGATAGGAAGACTGGTAAGTAATAGGACGCGGGTTGTCCGACATCCCCCCATCAATGGAAATATAAGTGCGGATATCGGGAATTATTTTTTGTGACCCCACAGTATAGGCGGTGACACAAGCCGGACCAATCAAAGAGCGTCCCGGTTCACAAAGCAGCTTTGGTAAAGGCAATTGTTGCGCCTCACAGGCACTAGCCACGCCAGTGCTGACTCGCTTTACCCACTCATCGATACTCGGTGGGTCGTCCGCTTCTGTATAGCGAATTCCCAAACCACCGCCCACATTTAATTCTGTCAGCTCTAAACCACATTCCCGCGCCAACACCAGCCACTGTACCAACACTCCGGCTAAATCCGTATGGGGTTGCAGCTCAAAAATCTGGGAACCTATGTGAGCATGAATGCCGCAGCAAGTGAGAATAGGCTGGCCGCTGATAAACCGAAATACTTCTTCTACCTGGTCGGGGTCAAAGCCAAATTTACTATCTAAATGACCAGTGCGGATGTATTCGTGGGTGTGACATTCAATACCAGGAGTGAACCGTACCATAATCCGGATGGGTTGGTCCGCTGTCATGGCGGCTAAAGTGCGCAACTCTAGCCAGTTATCCACTACCACTGTACAGCCCGAAGCTACGGCAAAGCGCAATTCCTCTTGGGATTTGTTATTGCCGTGGAAATAGATTTTGGCGGGGTTGACTCCGGCTTGCAAAGCGGTATAGACTTCGCCGCCGCTCACTACGTCGATTCCTAAGCCTTCCGATGCGGCGATCGCGCAAATTGCCAGACAGTTCCAAGCCTTAGAAGCATACAACACCAGGAATTCTCCCGGATAGTACCGGGCAAACGCCTCCCGATACTGCCTGCAACCACTTCTGAAGGTGTCTTCGTCCAAAATGTACAGGGGCGATCGAAACTGCTGCACCAATGTCACCACATCACAACCGCCGATTTCCAGGTGATCCAGCTCATTCACCCTCGCCGTCAGAGGCAGTAACTGTTGATTGGGCGATCGCGATTCTGATGCCCCCATTGGAGCCGGTAGATACTGAAAACCTGATACAGGCACTGCCTTTTCTTGAATAGATACCATAAAAATTAACTAACTTCCCCCAGATTCAGCTCAGGGTGTATAACGTCCCAATCCAGTGTACAATTCAGCGGTACTCCCAGTCTTGCCGAGCCAGCATCCCCCGTGCTATGGCTGAAATCCAATTATCCCACGAAACTGCTAAAGTCCTAGAAATTAAACCCGTCAGCAGTGACCAACTCCCCGCCGCCGTAGAACTCGATCGCAAGAGCTTAGGCGGGATGTGGACTCTCGATGGCTATCAGCGGGAACACACCAGCCCCAACAGCGACCTCCTCGCCATCTCCCTCCCCCACCCCAATGGTTCACATCTAGTGGGAATCGGTTGCCTGTCGGCCATCTTAGAAGAAGGCCATATCACCCTCATCGCCATTCACCCCCAATACCAAGGCCAAGGCTTTGGTCAAGCTCTACTCTACCATCTCCTGCGGTGCGCTTGCTCGCGACAGCTAGAGTGGGCCACCTTAGAAGTCCGTCCCAGCAACCACCCCGCCATCTCCCTTTATCAGAAATTCGGTTTTCAAGAAGTGGGACGCCGCCGCCGCTACTATGCTGATACTGGTGAAGACGCCCTGATTTTGTGGCGTTCCGGTTTGCATAAACCAGAATTTTCCCTGACTTTAGCCACCTGGGAGCAGCAAATATCATCCCGCTTCCAGGCATCTGGTTGGGTATTTATTTCCCAAACATAGTGGCATTTTCTTTCATATTTTCTTAAGATTCTTGATAACAGGTAGAGGCAGCCCCCCGTGGTCGCCCCCCGTGGGCTCATGCCCACTTCTATCAAGCAAATATCGCTCTTTACTGGGAGGAAAAAACCCGATGATGAATATATTAATGGCCGCTGCCACCGCTGGGGGTCAATTCCCCGTAGCCTTTACCGCCGTTTACGTCGTCGGTTTTATTGCCGCCGTCGGTATCGGCTCGATCGCCTGGTACAACTCCAAGCGTCCCCCCGGTTGGGAAGACAAAGACCGCCCCGGCTTCATCCCCGAAGTGAAAACCGATACGGAATCCGATACCAACAAATAGGAATCAAGGCCAGAAAAAAATATCGGGGCAATTCCTCAATTGCCCCGACAGCAACGTTTTAGTGCGCAGAACCGTTGCCGTGATAGTTATCCGTATCGTAGAAACCGTTTTTGGTGCCGAAAAACAGGCAAGCAACAGTAAAAATCACCGTCAATACCGCAATCACTAACTTCACATCCATAAAATACCCGCCCTCTAGGCGATACACTCACGCCAAGAACCTATTTTAAATCCGACACCACCGATCCGTCCACCCTGGGAGCAGGGGACCGGGTTCGTGGTTTTGGCTTTAGCCCTCCCAGACAAACCTCAAAATCAGGGCTAATACCATTTTCAATAAATTATGCAACAGATAGTAAAGGTCGGAGCTGATCGTCCTGCTCTCGAATCCGATCCCCCAACCCCCTTGATAAGGGGGGCACCAGAGATTCCCCCCCCTTTTTAAGGGGGGGTTGGGGGGGATCTAAACTGTTTCGGCATTAAATGCAAATGGTATAAAGCCCCACTACAACCCGAAAATTACAAGATAATTTCCTCACCCCGATCGGTAAAACGCACTTCATTGATGCCCCACTGACGATTCTCGGTTAAAGTGCGGCGCAAACTGCCAAATAGGGCGAATTGCTCGCAACTGGACATAGAAACAAATCGACGCTGAGAACCCGGCGTAAGGCGCATATCCACTGTGGCAACGCCAGTGCTGGGGTCGATATCGATACGATAACCCGCTACCGTAAAATCAGCACTATTGCGCGCTTCTAAAACTTTACCCACTGCTGCTTCTATGGGGTCCTCCACCGATACCGCCACTGGCTCGGGAATCAACTCCTGGCATAACGGGTCCGGTTTATAAATTGTCACCGTCACGGTTTGACTGGGTGACGGGGTGACGGGGGTGACGGGGGAGGGGGACTGGGTGAACCAGGGGACTGGGTGACGGGGAGACTGCTCCCCTGCTCCCCTGCTCCCTCCTGAGCTTGCCGAAGGGTCCCCTGCTCCCCCCTCCCCGGGGGCGCAACCTGTCACCAAGATAAGAATGAAAGCAGCGAGCAGTGTAGCTGTATAGTTTTTGAGGATGCAATTGGACGGAATTAGCTGCATGGCTACCTCTTGGAATCACCGCCACATTATTTCTCTGGCAGATTTTACGCCGGAAGATTACGATACGGTTTTACAAACTGCCGCTAGTTTTGGGGAAGTTCTTTCCCGAAGGGTGAAGAAAGTGCCCACCTTACAGGGTCAGGTAGTGGCAAATTTGTTTTTTGAACCATCGACGCGAACCCGCAGCAGTTTTGAACTGGCTGCTAAGCGTTTGTCAGCGGATACGCTGAATTTTACCCCCAGTAGTTCTTCTCTGAGCAAGGGGGAAACGATTTTAGATACGGCAAAGACCTATCTGGCGATGGGAACTGATTTGATGGTAATTCGCCACTCGGGGGCGGGTGTACCCCAGGCGATCGCCACCGAGATGGACCGCCTGGGGGCGAAAGTTGGCGTCCTCAACGCCGGTGACGGACAACATGAACATCCTTCCCAAGCGCTGCTCGATTTGTTTACCATATGTTCAGTTTTGGATCCGGAGCGCCCCCGCCTAGAATTACTCGCGGGCAAAAAAATTGCCATTGTCGGCGATATCCTCCATTCCCGAGTTGCCCGATCGAACATCTGGAGCCTCACCGCCGCCGTCGGGGCGAGATTACACCTAGCTGGTCCCCCCACCCTCCTGCCCCAACTGTTTGAGGGGATGGGTGGCAGTCGGGGTAATTTGTTCTTACACTGGCATTTAGAGCCCGCCATAGAAAACGCCGATTTTGTAATGACTTTGCGCCTGCAAAAAGAGCGGATGACCAATCATTTGCTCCCCAGTTGGCGCGAATACCATCAACTCTTCGGTATCACCCGGGAGCGGCTGAAACTATGTAAACCCGGTGTAAAAGTCCTCCACCCCGGTCCCGTCAACCGAGGTGTAGAAATCAGTTCTGACCTCATGGATGACCCCAATTTCAGCCTAATTTCCCAGCAAGTCACCAGCGGCGTCGCCGTCCGCATGGCTCTACTCTACCTCATGGGTGGGGGTAAGACTTAGTTTGTCAAAAGTCCCTTGTCCCTTGTCCCTGGTCATTTGTCCCTGATCCGGCAGTCCCTTGACCCTTGTTATCAAAGGACAAAGGACAAAGGACTTTTGACAAATGACAAAGGACTTTTGACAAATGACAAAGGACTTTTGACAAATGACAATTATCACTTAAATCTGGAGTTTGAATCATTGATGATTAATACGATAACCGCCAATTCCTTCGCCACTGTCACCACCGATAATCCCGCTGACAATTTGGCCATGACCTTTGCTCCCTTATCTTTAGATAGGGTTTACACTCTGGCTGATGATGCTGCTAATGGGGCGGTGGTAGTTATGAGTGGCACAGTGCGCAACCAAACTGATGGGAAACCGGTAGTCGCATTGGAATATCAAGCCTATGAGGCAATGGCTTTGAATGTATTTCGCCAAATTGCTGCTGATATTAGAAATCAATGGCCCGATGTGAATCGGGTGGTAATTCATCATCGCACGGGACGGTTAAAAATAGGAGAAATTAGCGTTTTGGTGGCGGTGGGTTGTCCCCATCGTTCCGAGGCTTTTGCCGCGTGCAAATATGCCATAGACACACTGAAACATAATGCCCCAATTTGGAAAAAGGAGTGGTGGTCTGATGGTTCTAGCAGTTGGGTGAGTATCGGCGCTTGTGAACAAGTAGATTGCTGATATTTGTCATTTGTCATTTGTCCTTGGTAACATGTCCCTTGTCCCTTGTCACTTGTCACTTGTTCGGTTGTATGAACAAACAAAGGACAAAGGACTTTTGACAAATGACAAAGGACAAATGACAAATGACAATCTATGATATAATCAAACCAAATTAATACCGGGTAGGTAGTATGGTACAAATTCAACAGCCAGATATTCCCACCTTCCCCCCGGGAGATTTATGGAGTGATGAACCTCATTTTGATAGTTCTCTTCACTGCCATCAATTAATCATACTGATGGACTGTTTAGACTGGTTATGGCAAAATCGTAACGATTTTTTTGCCGCCGGTAATCTCTCGGTTTATTACAGCAGCCGCCAACTAAAATCAAAAGAACTGCCCGGACCGGATTTTTTTGTGGTGTTGGACGCCGAACCCCGAGAGCGGAAAAGTTGGGTAGTATGGGAGGAGGATGGCAAGTATCCTAATGTGGTGATTGAGTTCCTTTCCGACAGTAGTGCATTTATAGACAAAGAAGTAAAAAAGAAACTTTATCAGGATGTATGGCGGACGCGAGATTATTTCTGGTTCCATCCTTACACTCTGGAGTTTAAGGGGTTTACTTTGATAGGACGGAAGTATGTAGAGATTGAGCCAAATTCCCAATCTTGGTTATGGAGTGATGAACTACAGCTATATTTGGGGGTGTGGAATGAACAGCTCCGGTTTTTCACTCCTGAAGGTGAGTTGGTTCTGACGCCAACGGAGGAAGCGAATGCACAACGTCAGCGAGCCGATGTCCAAAGTCAATGAGCCGATTTACAACGTCAGCGAGCCGATGCGGCTCTAGCGGAAGCAGAAGCGGAACGTCAGCGAGCCGATGCTGCTCTAGCGGAAGCAGAAGTGGAACGCCAGAAAAGTGCTGTCCTGCGTCAGAAACTCCTAGAATTGGGGATCAATCCTGACGAAATTGGTTAAATTTGTCATTTGTTATTTGTCCTTTGTCATTTGTCCTTTGTCACTTGGTAGGGGCACGGCATCATTAATATTTGGGTGGGACGATTAGTCTTGATGACGCTGTGCTACTACAGTCCTTGGTTTTTTGTAATTTGTATGAATAAAAAAAGAACAAATGACAAATGACAAATGA contains:
- a CDS encoding DUF3143 domain-containing protein — encoded protein: MNLPSPDTPLYNHPLPQIEQWLRELGCEQDSQELNFWRVEKPTWKAVLSLDVEHISIRYINSGYGSQDIERNFKYSLTRQDIESAILAGP
- the lysA gene encoding diaminopimelate decarboxylase codes for the protein MVSIQEKAVPVSGFQYLPAPMGASESRSPNQQLLPLTARVNELDHLEIGGCDVVTLVQQFRSPLYILDEDTFRSGCRQYREAFARYYPGEFLVLYASKAWNCLAICAIAASEGLGIDVVSGGEVYTALQAGVNPAKIYFHGNNKSQEELRFAVASGCTVVVDNWLELRTLAAMTADQPIRIMVRFTPGIECHTHEYIRTGHLDSKFGFDPDQVEEVFRFISGQPILTCCGIHAHIGSQIFELQPHTDLAGVLVQWLVLARECGLELTELNVGGGLGIRYTEADDPPSIDEWVKRVSTGVASACEAQQLPLPKLLCEPGRSLIGPACVTAYTVGSQKIIPDIRTYISIDGGMSDNPRPITYQSSYRSVVANQMSAPMTENVTIAGKHCESGDILIKDAQLPVTAAGDILVVMATGAYNYSMASNYNRLPRPAAVLVRDGEANLFLQRETYEDLIRHDRLPERLIAPELSQG
- the psb35 gene encoding photosystem II assembly protein Psb35; the protein is MAAATAGGQFPVAFTAVYVVGFIAAVGIGSIAWYNSKRPPGWEDKDRPGFIPEVKTDTESDTNK
- the cdaA gene encoding diadenylate cyclase CdaA, with translation MGYLWTISTWAQSWSLPLKLFDGGRQWIGEGIWLKDAIDIGLVLALTYMVLVLIGERRTLWMVRGFIILMVASALSTRLELRLLSFVLSNLTIGSAVAMAVMLQSEFRRFLEQLGKGEIRKLFQSSRSAIPKPDSVLDEIVDAVKDLSQNRTGALMILETSDPIDERDFTYPGVKLNAEVSKELLQTIFQTATLLHDGAVLIRASRIVAAAVILPLSERTASRKLGTRHRAAMGITERVENCICVVVSEETGSISLAERGTLNRPLTSSKLKELLGAKFSQTVQRETVAPDLRNLSRQLGSQGLALVSRLLRLPPSASRRKK
- a CDS encoding aspartate carbamoyltransferase catalytic subunit, which encodes MATSWNHRHIISLADFTPEDYDTVLQTAASFGEVLSRRVKKVPTLQGQVVANLFFEPSTRTRSSFELAAKRLSADTLNFTPSSSSLSKGETILDTAKTYLAMGTDLMVIRHSGAGVPQAIATEMDRLGAKVGVLNAGDGQHEHPSQALLDLFTICSVLDPERPRLELLAGKKIAIVGDILHSRVARSNIWSLTAAVGARLHLAGPPTLLPQLFEGMGGSRGNLFLHWHLEPAIENADFVMTLRLQKERMTNHLLPSWREYHQLFGITRERLKLCKPGVKVLHPGPVNRGVEISSDLMDDPNFSLISQQVTSGVAVRMALLYLMGGGKT
- a CDS encoding J domain-containing protein; the encoded protein is MSVTSKENYYTLLGLSASASALEIRRAYRVRSKIYHPDTTKLPPDEAKERFQQLNEAYNTLNDPMQRQLYDQQQRSARLPHLGQTPGFSQPPGVWGATRQQRYSSAYIDATDRPLSTGEIVALLLMALTLVGCLLLAVAIGLARGEAAFQPVSVPTITPTVEESIPDFQSNVNPPVYIKSDWA
- the rimI gene encoding ribosomal protein S18-alanine N-acetyltransferase: MAEIQLSHETAKVLEIKPVSSDQLPAAVELDRKSLGGMWTLDGYQREHTSPNSDLLAISLPHPNGSHLVGIGCLSAILEEGHITLIAIHPQYQGQGFGQALLYHLLRCACSRQLEWATLEVRPSNHPAISLYQKFGFQEVGRRRRYYADTGEDALILWRSGLHKPEFSLTLATWEQQISSRFQASGWVFISQT
- a CDS encoding sporulation/spore germination protein; protein product: MQLIPSNCILKNYTATLLAAFILILVTGCAPGEGGAGDPSASSGGSRGAGEQSPRHPVPWFTQSPSPVTPVTPSPSQTVTVTIYKPDPLCQELIPEPVAVSVEDPIEAAVGKVLEARNSADFTVAGYRIDIDPSTGVATVDMRLTPGSQRRFVSMSSCEQFALFGSLRRTLTENRQWGINEVRFTDRGEEIIL
- a CDS encoding isoprenyl transferase; the protein is MIAKQTALQQLPPDLDRERLPNHVAVIMDGNGRWAKQKGLPRIMGHQRGVDSLKALLRCCKDWGIGALTAYAFSSENWGRPLDEVNFLMSLFERVLRQELKEMMAENVQIRFVGNLEALPKSLQAEIESAMTATRNNKDIKFTVATNYGGRQEIVQACRAIAEKVQRGQLQPDQIDEILFERHLYTADLGDPDLLIRTSGEMRLSNFLLWQAAYSELYVTDTLWPDFDREEFHRAIYSYQQRHRRFGKL
- a CDS encoding Uma2 family endonuclease — translated: MVQIQQPDIPTFPPGDLWSDEPHFDSSLHCHQLIILMDCLDWLWQNRNDFFAAGNLSVYYSSRQLKSKELPGPDFFVVLDAEPRERKSWVVWEEDGKYPNVVIEFLSDSSAFIDKEVKKKLYQDVWRTRDYFWFHPYTLEFKGFTLIGRKYVEIEPNSQSWLWSDELQLYLGVWNEQLRFFTPEGELVLTPTEEANAQRQRADVQSQ
- a CDS encoding molybdenum cofactor biosynthesis protein MoaE; translation: MTFAPLSLDRVYTLADDAANGAVVVMSGTVRNQTDGKPVVALEYQAYEAMALNVFRQIAADIRNQWPDVNRVVIHHRTGRLKIGEISVLVAVGCPHRSEAFAACKYAIDTLKHNAPIWKKEWWSDGSSSWVSIGACEQVDC
- the ilvC gene encoding ketol-acid reductoisomerase; this translates as MARMYYDTDANLDLLAGKTVAIIGYGSQGHAHALNLKDSGVNAIVGLYPGSKSAIKAKDAGLTVYPVAEAAKLADWIMILLPDEVQKTVYKEEIEPYLSEGKVLSFAHGFNIHFGQVVPPPSVDVVMVAPKGPGHLVRRTYEQGEGVPCLFAIYQDATGQARDRAMAYAKGIGGTRAGILETSFREETETDLFGEQVVLCGGLSALIKAGFETLVAAGYQPELAYFECLHEVKLIVDLIVEGGLAKMRDSISNTAEYGDYTRGPRIVTDQTRAEMQKILKEIQAGQFAREFVLENQAGKPGFTAMRRQEAEHPIEAVGKDLRAMFSWLKDK